One Armatimonadota bacterium DNA segment encodes these proteins:
- a CDS encoding TspO/MBR family protein has product MGVKAIVGLILWVVVSFSAGLIGSQFTGPAVATWYGSIGKPAWTPPGVVFGPVWSALYLMMGIAGWLVWRRAGFSGAPAAILLFGLQLILNAAWSVIFFGLRRFDLAFFEIVILWALILATMIAFWRHDARAALLLLPYLAWVSYASALNFAIWRLNPTVP; this is encoded by the coding sequence ATGGGTGTCAAGGCCATTGTGGGGTTGATCCTGTGGGTAGTGGTCTCGTTCTCTGCGGGGCTTATCGGATCGCAGTTCACTGGTCCGGCAGTGGCTACGTGGTACGGCAGCATCGGGAAGCCGGCGTGGACGCCTCCCGGTGTCGTATTCGGCCCGGTCTGGTCCGCGCTGTACCTGATGATGGGCATCGCCGGCTGGCTGGTCTGGCGAAGGGCAGGTTTCTCGGGTGCGCCAGCGGCCATACTGCTCTTCGGGCTTCAGCTCATCCTCAACGCAGCTTGGTCGGTAATCTTCTTCGGCCTTCGTCGCTTCGACCTGGCCTTCTTCGAGATCGTCATCCTCTGGGCGCTCATCCTCGCGACAATGATCGCCTTCTGGCGGCATGACGCCAGGGCTGCCCTTCTCCTGCTCCCCTATCTCGCTTGGGTGAGCTACGCCAGCGCTCTCAACTTCGCGATCTGGCGCCTGAACCCGACCGTGCCTTGA